The Arachis hypogaea cultivar Tifrunner chromosome 19, arahy.Tifrunner.gnm2.J5K5, whole genome shotgun sequence genome has a window encoding:
- the LOC112777600 gene encoding cytokinin hydroxylase-like, translated as MEFLGLLVALLASFCFLLMLILTYAWWVSPFLTHNKLKRCGFGGPNPGFPLGNLKEMNNKKNIKSSSSSSTHDIHSQVFPYFSCWQKSYGKVFVYWLGTEPFLYIADAELLKRISTEVMAKRWGKPSVFRNDRDPMFGSGLVMVEGNDWVRHRHIVAPAFNPINLKAMASVMSESTNEMISRWSSQIKIGKHEINVESEVITLAGEIIARTIFGLKDESARGIFDRLSALQMTLFNTNRYVGVPFGKYFKVKKTLEAKKLGEEIDQLLLSIIEARKASPNPKGSQNDLLCLLLQENNHDGTGKELTTRELVDECKTFFFGGHETTALSLTWTLLLLAMHQDWQNQLRHEIQQLLAQHNHVIDLAMLSSLTKMKWVMNEALRLYPPSPNVQRQTRDDIQIDGLTVPKGTNMWIDVVAMHHDPELWGHDANEFKPERFMEDVNGGCKHKMGYLPFGFGGRMCVGRNLAFMEYKIVLTLLLSKFSFNISPTYHHSPSIMLSLRPAHGVPLIVQPL; from the exons ATGGAATTTTTAGGGTTACTTGTTGCCCTATTGGCATCATTTTGCTTCCTGTTGATGTTGATACTAACATATGCATGGTGGGTTTCCCCATTTCTAACACATAACAAGCTTAAGAGATGTGGATTTGGAGGGCCAAACCCAGGTTTCCCACTTGGAAACCTCAAAGAGATGAacaataaaaagaatattaaatcttcctcatcatcatcaacccATGATATACACTCACAAGTTTTTCCCTACTTCTCTTGCTGGCAGAAATCTTATG GTAAGGTATTTGTTTATTGGCTAGGGACGGAGCCATTCTTGTACATTGCGGACGCAGAGTTGTTGAAGAGAATATCCACGGAGGTGATGGCCAAGAGATGGGGGAAGCCAAGTGTGTTTAGAAATGACAGAGACCCCATGTTTGGGAGTGGCTTGGTCATGGTTGAAGGCAACGATTGGGTTCGTCATCGCCACATTGTTGCACCCGCATTCAATCCCATTAATCTCAAG GCGATGGCAAGCGTGATGAGTGAGTCGACAAACGAAATGATATCTCGATGGAGCAGCCAAATTAAGATCGGAAAACACGAAATCAACGTTGAGAGTGAGGTCATAACCCTCGCCGGAGAGATCATCGCCCGAACTATCTTCGGCTTGAAAGACGAGAGCGCTAGAGGCATTTTCGACAGGCTCAGCGCCCTTCAAATGACTCTCTTCAACACCAACCGCTACGTCGGGGTTCCATTCGGCAAGTACTTCAAGGTCAAGAAAACCCTAGAGGCCAAGAAATTAGGCGAAGAAATCGACCAGCTCTTGTTATCTATCATTGAAGCTCGCAAGGCCTCGCCCAACCCCAAGGGTTCTCAGAACGATTTGCTGTGTTTGCTGCTCCAAGAAAACAATCATGATGGTACTGGCAAGGAGCTCACGACGAGGGAGCTTGTTGATGAATGCAAGACGTTCTTTTTCGGCGGCCATGAAACCACTGCGCTTTCTCTCACCTGGACTTTGCTGCTGCTCGCTATGCATCAAGATTGGCAGAACCAATTGAGACATGAGATTCAACAACTTCTTGCTCAACACAATCACGTTATTGATCTCGCCATGCTCTCTAGCTTAACCAAg ATGAAGTGGGTGATGAATGAAGCTCTAAGGTTGTACCCTCCTTCACCAAATGTGCAAAGGCAAACAAGAGACGACATTCAAATTGATGGTTTAACAGTGCCTAAAGGAACCAACATGTGGATCGATGTGGTGGCCATGCACCATGACCCGGAGCTATGGGGACACGATGCTAATGAGTTCAAGCCAGAGAGGTTCATGGAGGATGTGAACGGTGGATGCAAACACAAGATGGGTTACTTGCCATTTGGATTTGGAGGGAGAATGTGTGTTGGTAGGAACTTGGCATTCATGGAGTACAAGATTGTGTTAACTCTACTTCTCTCTAAGTTTAGTTTCAACATTTCTCCAACTTACCATCACTCACCATCTATCATGCTTTCTCTAAGGCCTGCCCATGGAGTCCCACTCATAGTTCAGCCCCTTTAG
- the LOC112779197 gene encoding protein FAR1-RELATED SEQUENCE 5-like → MSMDTPIFEEALSGSAYDVRENSIFTDVNVPCLSEDDTPHVDQGKESEDAIQKKDDATVPDHTGIPMEEIPYVGLRFNSLQRAQEFYSNYAKKVGFVTRIRNTNFDKTRKEIKVPINQSIHCSREGYRESRVKAAMRVKRITTAGCKARMYVMLDRHNDNWLVTKLELKHTHACSAEQAVHYSEYRELTMHAMCVIQNNDEAGIRPNKTYLALANEVGGSSKLGYSEKDVRNYITRNLRCADVNEDVKEMIRYFMRMRDINPNFFYAVDVDETNKFKSAIWVDARCRASYEYFGDVVSFDTTYRRNKHGLPFASFVGVNHHGKSTLLGCALLGNEEIPSFEWVFKNWLNCMGNPPQAIITDQCKSIFGAIKNVFPNTRHRWCIWHIMKKIPHKLGGYAKYRKIDDKMHGTVWNTRSEASFEKDWCAFVNEFNLQKNKWLSATVVIG, encoded by the exons ATGTCCATGGATACACCAATTTTTGAAGAAGCATTGTCCGGCAGTGCGTATGACGTGAGGGAGAATTCTATTTTCACCGACGTTAATGTTCCGTGTTTGAGTGAAGATGACACACCACATGTAGATCAG GGGAAAGAATCTGAAGACGCTATTCAGAAAAAGGATGATGCTACG GTCCCGGATCACACTGGAATTCCAATGGAGGAAATCCCGTACGTAGGATTGAGATTTAATTCGTTACAGCGGGCACAAGAGTTCTATTCTAATTATGCGAAGAAAGTTGGGTTTGTGACGAGGATTAGGAATACAAACTTTGACAAGACCAGGAAAGAAATAAAGGTACCTATTAATCAATCGATACACTGTAGTCGTGAAGGTTATCGGGAATCTCGAGTGAAGGCAGCAATGCGGGTAAAGAGAATAACAACAGCTGGGTGCAAAGCAAGGATGTATGTGATGCTTGATAGGCATAATGATAATTGGCTGGTGACCAAATTAGAATTGAAGCACACCCACGCGTGTTCTGCCGAGCAAGCTGTGCATTATAGTGAGTACAGGGAACTGACCATGCATGCCATGTGTGTGATTCAGAACAACGATGAGGCTGGCATACGGCCTAACAAGACTTATCTCGCACTGGCAAATGAGGTTGGTGGGTCATCAAAGTTGGGTTACTCAGAAAAGGATGTTAGGAACTATATAACGAGGAATTTGCGCTGTGCTGATGTAAACGAAGATGTGAAGGAAATGATTAGATATTTCATGCGAATGAGAGATATAAACCCGAATTTCTTCTATGCAGTTGATGTGGACGAAACTAACAAGTTTAAGAGTGCGATATGGGTAGATGCAAGATGCAGGGCATCGTATGAATATTTTGGAGATGTGGTATCGTTTGATACAACGTACAGAAGGAACAA GCATGGACTTCCGTTTGCATCTTTCGTTGGTGTCAATCATCACGGCAAGTCCACACTACTCGGATGTGCTTTGTTGGGTAATGAGGAAATTCCTAGCTTTGAATGGGTCTTTAAAAACTGGTTAAATTGCATGGGAAATCCCCCACAGGCCATCATCACGGACCAGTGcaaatccatatttggcgcaaTTAAGAATGTCTTCCCAAATACTAGACACCGATGGTGTATATGGCACATAATGAAGAAGATACCACATAAGCTCGGAGGATATGCTAAATACAGGAAAATAGATGATAAAATGCATGGCACTGTTTGGAATACCCGTTCTGAAGCGTCTTTTGAGAAAGATTGGTGTGCATTCGTTAATGAGTTTAACCTACAAAAAAATAAATGGCTATCAG CCACCGTTGTCATCGGATGA
- the LOC114926014 gene encoding protein FAR1-RELATED SEQUENCE 5-like, which produces MWVPIYFQGEFWAGMRSTQRSESMHAFFGGYLHCKSGLVQFVHEYDNVLGNKEQKELEDDAADSKGVVPCSSSSTIERQFQREYTTSKFREVQHEFSKRGDCIVRGVTQEGDLFRVTVNEQYLLYGEPRSWKYSVEFDPKTHKIRCECNMFGSRCIICCHCLAVLFYYGVDTVPSCYVIHRWSKNVQRKHTFIKSSHDEKRSDESHNLFRRLCSHFYNVAQDFLTCEEEAAMLHSGLDQLRSKLLDCRVNLLSGRVPSSQNSTVTQGGPHLGESDIQGPSKVSTKGRPRMKRLGSELDASIKNSMRRKKKNLPLDVHEALNQDVAGCSARRANESQEHGGFLSLLNSFRPT; this is translated from the exons ATGTGGGTTCCAATATATTTCCAAGGTGAATTTTGGGCTGGTATGAGAAGTACCCAACGGAGTGAGAGTATGCACGCCTTTTTCGGTGGTTACCTGCATTGTAAAAGTGGACTGGTTCAGTTCGTGCATGAGTATGATAATGTGCTTGGGAACAAAGAGCAAAAAGAACTGGAGGATGATGCTGCAGACTCTAAAGGAGTTGTTCCATGTTCATCGAGCTCTACAATTGAAAGACAATTTCAGCGTGAGTACACAACCTCTAAGTTTAGAGAAGTCCAACATGAATTCAGTAAAAGAGGGGATTGTATAGTTCGTGGGGTCACTCAAGAGGGTGATTTGTTTCGGGTGACCGTCAACGAGCAATACCTATTGTATGGGGAGCCCAGATCTTGGAAGTACAGTGTTGAGTTTGACCCCAAGACACACAAGATTCGGTGCGAATGCAACATGTTTGGCTCAAGATGTATTATTTGTTGCCACTGTCTTGCTGTGTTGTTTTATTATGGAGTAGACACAGTACCATCTTGCTATGTTATCCATCGATGGAGCAAGAATGTACAGCGAAAACACACCTTCATCAAGAGCAGCCATGATGAGAAGCGATCAGACGAAAGCCACAACTTATTTAGACGACTGTGTTCACACTTCTACAATGTAGCACAAGATTTTTTGACATGTGAAGAAGAAGCGGCCATGCTACATTCGGGTCTTGATCAGTTAAGGTCAAAGTTGCTTGACTGTCGTGTGAACTTGCTGTCCGGGCGTGTTCCAAGTTCACAAAATAGCACGGTCACACAGGGTGGCCCCCATCTTGGTGAATCTGACATCCAAGGTCCTTCAAAGGTTTCAACGAAGGGTCGGCCGAGAATGAAGAGGCTTGGATCTGAACTCGACGCCTCAATCAAGAACTCTAtgcgaagaaagaagaagaatctaCCGCTG GATGTTCATGAAGCATTGAATCAAGATGTAGCGGGTTGTTCTGCTAGGAGAGCGAATGAATCACAGGAACATGGCGGGTTCCTGTCGTTGTTAAACTCATTTCGGCCTACTtaa